The stretch of DNA TTTGCTGACCTTGTGGTAGCCTTCTACCCCTACCCCCTGGTTCTCTACGCGCTCTTCCATGACGGATGGGCACTGGGGAACACACAATGCATGGTAGGACCACGTCATTTGCGGCTCATTTCTGTGTACTTCCACTGCAAAACCAACAGGCACACTCCCCTACACAGTCTGACACTGCGCTCCCTTTCTCTTCCGTTCAGGTCAGTGGTTTCCTTATGGGGCTAAGTGTCATCGGTTCCATTTTCAACATCACTGGGATTGCAGTGAACAGATACTGCTATATCTGTCACTCGTTCTCTTACAGCCGGCTGTACAGCTATCGCAACACATTGCTGTTTGTTGCCTTAATTTGGCTGCTCACTGTGGTGGCCATCGTCCCGAATTTCTTCGTCGGTTCCCTGCGCTATGACCCACGGGTTTACTCCTGCACCTTTGCCCAGAATGTCAGCAGTTCCTACacggtggcggtggtggtgatTCACTTCCTGGTTCCCATTGCAGTGGTTACCTTTTGTTATCTACGCATTTGGGTTCTCGTGATTCAGGTAAGTCTCCCGATATCTTGTATATGattgcatgatttttttttagagtctTTACAGGGTCAAATAAGGTACTAGTACGACAGCTTTTATGAAAGGCTTAATAGAAAAATGCACATGGCCCAATAGGAACAAGACCCTCCGGCCTTCGGGGTTCATCCAGATTTAATCTGTAATGGAGAAAATGACCATTTCAGGTTTTGAAATTTTGACCTTTAATAGTAGACCTGAGAGGGGATTAGAGGAATTTTTTAAATGCCAGTATAAACTGACAAAATATATAATGCGGTCAGGGAAACCCCTTTTGgcatataacatttaattatgagtaagaggtttaaaaaaaaaaaaagagaaaagaaagaaatggcaaAGTAAGTGTCCGTGATTTCAGCTGAGgcagttaaatgttaaatgttggaCATAAACTGAAGTAAATCCATTTTTGGTCTATTTTTGGTGGCAGTGactaatgtaaataataaccttttcaaattaaatgaagaaattacAAGTGCTAACACTAAATTGGCGTTTTACTATAGTCTGACCACTGCAACCTATAGCAGGAAAACATCATATTCCATTCATTTGCTGTTTTGGATCCATTGCACAATAATAGAGTCAACCAGTGTTGATACTATTATCACATTTACACGATAGTTCCAGGgcctataaaatataaaaggtCTAATATATGAAAGTTTGTCTTTTGACTGACAATGAATGAAGCAGTTGTTTCAGGTTATTGCAGTTGCATGCACATATAATAGTTTTGACTTTAAATGTACTgtcctagtgtgtgtgtgttttcagttgttttagTATATATGATAGTTTGGGTCAAAATAAGATCATTACTATATGATACAGTACTTACCCATCTGGCAACAGTGACCAGTCAACCAGTGGTAATCTAAACCAACTGTCTGGGAAATCAATGGTCCCTTCTTGAGATCTATGGGATTGAGATCATGCCATAATTCAACACtacaaagaaatatatatatatattttttttacatagatACTCAATTTTTAAAGCTTGAAATATAATTTCAGGTCTGAAACTGAGTTTTCTTTCTACGACCCATTTTCAGACTTTCTAATTTGACGCTGTTTGAGCCTGTCAGTCATCGCCAGATCAGTCTACCTTACCGGGTAAATACAACATGTGATTGGATTGGACTTGGAGCAAAGCATAACCAGTACATTATCACTCGAAAAGCTCAAGTCTTTGAGGACAAATCTGCGGGTGCAGCTCTGAAAGAACAGTGCAATGCGAGtgcaaatatataaatttcAGAATAGTACAAGTAGACATTTCATCCCCTAAAGTTTCAAGGTTTCAGAAACTTTCCACGTACATATGCACGGCAGTTTTCAGATCACCTTTTACAAGGTTTCACACCTGGGATACAAACTAATAAAATTTAAGAATGGCGACAAATTTAAAAGTCTGAAAAGGCATTGGGGAACTACTGTCAAAAGATTTCCGAAGCCTATACTTCTACTTTATAAATCTTTGCATATAATCTTCAGTAACAAACTAGCTCTAGGTGCAACAATTAGGAAAGTAATTCAGTTTTTTAGTACATTGCACAGCAGTGGGTACGTCTGACAGGCCCAGGAACCAGATATTTTGAATCattgcatctgtgtgtgttcctgtcatTTTTCGTACgtctaaatgtgtgtgaggTTAAGACGGAGTGGAGCCTCCCAGTATCATTTActctgttttctattttgtgCGTTTTCATTGTGTCCAGGTGCGACGCAAAGTGAAGACTGAAGAGCCTCGCCTCAGACCCAGTGACTTGCGAAATTTCCTCACCATGTTCGTAGTGTTCGTGCTCTTTGCCATCTGCTGGGCCCCACTCAACCTAATAGGTTTGGCGGTGGCGATAGATCCGTCCCGCGTGGCTCCCCGCATCCCCGAGTGGCTCTTTGTGGTCAGCTACTTCATGGCCTACTTCAACAGCTGTCTGAACGCCATCATTTATGGCTTGCTCAACAGGAATTTCAGGAATGAGTACAAGCGCATTGTCACCTCCGTCTGGGTGACTCGGCTTTTCGTGACAGAGACTTCTCGAGCCGCCACGGACGGCAGGAGCATGAGGAGCAAGCAGTCGCCGCCCCCGCCGCTCAACAACAACGAGTCGGTCAGGGATCGCACAAACAAAGAATGAGACGCGGATCCTTGAGTCTGTTAAATGGTAATTCCTGTTCATATGTGACACTTAGGCAGTTGTGCAGCTAAAGAGTATCAGGTAACaggtgaaactgaaaaacatgGCTTTGTTTTCTAGTAGATTCAATAGGGAAAATGAAGAATCAAAAActaagattgtttttttttttcaaattgtgaTGTGAATCGACCGAGCAAACCCTTTAGAGATGTTATTATATCGTGAGAGAACTGAGCCATGCGTCGCAGTTTCATGATGTTATTACTCTAATAACAATCTGAATGGTACACTAATATTACACTGAAAATCTGATGTCCTTCAATGACTGCTGCTTGTGGACTGCGTATTGCTCGAAACTGGGTAACCATTGGTAAAACCGGTAGACACACACCTCACTTTAGTAACTTCTAAAGCCTCAAATAGTACAATTAGTACAACTCGCCTCACTTGAACGCTAGATTAGTACAAGAGGAGCAAAGTCTGACGATAAAATAAGAGGTTTGCGTGACAGTGAAGCGGTCGGACTTTCACACTAAGCCTAAATGCTGCAGTAGCACATACTTAATACTGCCTGGTCTGACCCTTCTGCACTGCAAACTACTAGTAACAGAAACTTAGTAATATATCCAGAATATCACTGATGGATGACACAAATCAAGACTGAACCATGTCTTTGGTCCTATTTTAGTTCCTTAATGTCCCAGAGAAAACATGCATTTGATGTAGCACGGGGAGGAAGCCTACGTCTACTATTGCTGCTGCATCTATCAGTCTGCATGTCACCCATACTTCACTGTTGTTGCCATTCGGTCctttcttaaaatatatatatatttttttttgtacagtcaCTACAGTCTTAGAGAAAATTAGTGATGCAAAGTACATTTACTGATATAGAGAGagtgtctttgtattttatttaacatactCACAATCTAACCAGGTTAAATGCTTCTTTACATGTGCCAAAAATTATAATCCAGTGATAAATTACACGATATGCGGCATAATTTTGAAACTTCAGGGTGGCAATCTCAAACTGCATAGTCATTAGGTGACACCTGTAGTTATAGGTGGTAATAGCAAATGTGTGATTTAACACTACGTGTCAAAGAGGTCCGCGTGCAGCAAAGCAAACtattgtcttaaaaaaaaagaagaaaaataagacatCGGGCAATAATTGGCTTCTTCCATCCTCCTGTGATGTAATACTGGTGCTGCACGCGGCATGAGTCTGCAGGGTGCTGTTAGAGGAGTTTGTTACCTCGCTGAGAAATTAAGAGCGCAGCCAGTCGCCCGCAGCCGTTCGTCCAGCGGCTCgctgtggctgctgcttctTGTTCCATTACTCGCTGAAATATCCGAGAGCAGCCTGCCGTCAAAAATGGCCCCCGTCTTGTTTTGTAGATGCGCTTTTTATGAGTGTTAGCAGCACCAGCGATGCTCACTGTATTTCCTGTAAGTTTGTCGAAATGAAAGTCAGCTTGTTTAGTTGTATGCTATCAtctgatgaatatttaacatttcatagCATATAGCATCCACATATGCGTTAAtacagattatatatatatatatgttacagATTTTTAgcagacgacattttcatggttgaaagtcacagtgtttgcctcaagcttccctctgttcctgcctccagctaacatcgtgacgtcacgGTGACACAGGCCACGAAGGGGTCTATTAGTATAAACTTAATGCAGCATGTTTTCTATGGATTGTCGCTACAGACCTCCAGTTCTTAATAGtgcataataaataataacgcAATACTTTCATCACGTAGGCCAGAGGCTCAGTCACCGTTGCGTTACCTCATAGCAGCTGAAAGTGACTCCAAATCTTTGAGATTGCCACTTTCATCTTTCTGGCACTTTTACTTTAATTACGGTTTTCGGGTACCGATTCCACTGCACGTCAACACCCATAGAGCAGAGCATGAGAGAAACACGGGGCGAGGAGAAGTCCCTACACTGATGTCAACAAATTAGAACAATCACAATGCAATAAGTCCAATTTTACCAAACAGCCGAGTGCAGCAGcatggatgatttttttttttttttatgcacactTTGCTATGCAATTCAAAACACAGTGGGCGTTACAATCCAAGGCATGGAACATCAGCTGCACCTGAAATTGATAGCTATTGAACAGCGCATCCATATTTTAACATGCTGTCATTGTATATTATTGATTCGTAATACGCAGAGCTGCTCTCCAGTCCACATAGTTCCAAATGGACTAAAGTACTTGTTCAGGATATTACCCCACCTTCTATGTCAGGAAACCTCCCAGAAACCCATAAAAAGACACGCAGCAAGCAATATAGACTGAACACAGGTTCCTCTGCCTCCTACATCACATGCTGTACTGTATGTTAGTCTTATGCAGTGACGACTATTATCTTCATTCTGAAATACTTATGCAAAActtaagcttttcatttcacaggTGATTTATCTTTGTTAATAAATGTACTTATCTTATTTTCTAacataagagaaaaaaagaaacaaaaaaaaaaa from Mugil cephalus isolate CIBA_MC_2020 chromosome 15, CIBA_Mcephalus_1.1, whole genome shotgun sequence encodes:
- the mtnr1bb gene encoding melatonin receptor type 1B-B, with the protein product MPDPLALIKNRTEPRLGQLERTLATEGSDRPAWVIAILASVLIFTTVVDVLGNLLVIISVFRNRKLRNSGNVFVVSLAFADLVVAFYPYPLVLYALFHDGWALGNTQCMVSGFLMGLSVIGSIFNITGIAVNRYCYICHSFSYSRLYSYRNTLLFVALIWLLTVVAIVPNFFVGSLRYDPRVYSCTFAQNVSSSYTVAVVVIHFLVPIAVVTFCYLRIWVLVIQVRRKVKTEEPRLRPSDLRNFLTMFVVFVLFAICWAPLNLIGLAVAIDPSRVAPRIPEWLFVVSYFMAYFNSCLNAIIYGLLNRNFRNEYKRIVTSVWVTRLFVTETSRAATDGRSMRSKQSPPPPLNNNESVRDRTNKE